GCAACCAAGCCAATCTCATACACACATTTTGGCCGCTAACCCAAAATGTGTGTATGGCTTGGGCGTGTCACCGGTTTCTTCCGCCCCATCCTTGCTGGATTCCGTTGCCGTCTTCGAAGCTGAAGGCTGTGTCGTAGAGGGCCGGTTGGATGGGCTCCTCCACCTCCTTTGACTCCTTCTTTTGGGGTTGCCAGTGGTGTGGTTTCACGAGGTCCCAAGGGTCCTGGGGTGATTCAGTGTGCTGGTAGAGGTACCAGTCGACGGCGCGTGTGGCGTGGTCTTCGCTGAGGCCGCGGTGGTTCCGCAGAAGGTCTTTGAGGCCTGCGTTGATTCCTCCCTCCAGCGGGCTGGTCGTCCGGGCGATCTGCTGGCCTTCGGTAGCGCTGGTAAGCCAGGTGAAGAGGTGCCCTGCCTTGATGGCAGCGGCCAGGCTTCCCCGTGCCCGGCGCAGGCCCAGATGTGTGTACCACCAGGTCTGTGCCGGTCCGATGTGTGAGGGCCTGGCGCCGGTTTTCTTCGCGTAGGTCCGGTGCTTGAGGAAGCTCTCCCAGCGGGCCTCCCAGGAAGCGAACTCACCGGACCAGGCGGCGGCCTGGTCAAGGTCCGTGACGTGGGTGAGTGCCTTGGCCAGGGCTAGTAGTTCCTTACCGGCATCGAGCTTCGGACGCATCGTCAGATGCGTGCGGATGTTCTGCCGGATATGGAACAGGCACCGTTGAACGTTCGTTTCCGGCCAGTGTTCCCTCAAGGCGCTCTCCAGGCCCTTGTGGCCATCCACGACGGCCACCGCCGGGGCCGGGATCTGCCGCAGAAGCGCAGCCCACGAGGCGTGCTTTTCCCGGTCACACCACTGCCACGCGATGACGTGCTCGCCGGTGTAAGCGACCAGGACGCACCAGCCGTTGAAGTAGGTGCCATCGAGCATGATCACCGGGTGTATTTCCCCGGTCCGCGCGGCCGCCGGGGCGACATTCCAGCACCAGGCACTCCGGCGCCTGAAGGTCCTCTCCGAGCCGGCGTGGGCGCCTTGCCGCTGCTTCCCCGTGATCCAGGAAATGAAGGCCGTGAACTCTGCCCTCTTCGTGACATCAACCCGGGATTGAGTACTCGAAGCACCACACGACCTACACCGCCATCTCGTCCGCCCGGCACTGGTCGAACCGTTCTTCACAAGCTTCTGAGCACATACACCACACCGGGGCTGATTTGATCGAACCGTCACTCCACATGCTTTCAAAGCATGTGCACACCCCTACAACCCGCGCGAACACTGGCAACCAAGCCAATCTCATACACACATTTTGGCCGCTAACCCGCTTTAAGCCAGCTGCTTGAAACCAGCCGGAGGGTGGTTCGGGCGGCCCCAAAAGTAGGGTAATGTTGATCAAGCAACGCGGGGTGGAGCAGTTCGGTAGCTCGCTGGGCTCATAACCCAGAGGTCACAGGTTCAAATCCTGTCCCCGCAACTGAAGAAGAAAAAGAAAGGCCCGGATCTGTTGATCCGGGCCTTTCTTGTTGCCCCAATGCCGTTGCCCCGTGCCCTTGGCCTCAGGCCCTGACGTCGGCCCAAGGGCCCGGTTGACCGGGACCCGGGGCAGTGCCGGCCTCAGGCGTCCTTGAGCCGCTGGTAGGTCTCCAGCGCCCGGGCACGGGACTCGGGCAGGCCGACGACCGGTTCCGGGTAACCCGTGGCCGAACCGACGGCCTTCCACGGCTCGTGGATCGACTTGTCGTCCAGTCCGGAGAGTTCCGGGAGATATTCGCGCAGGTAGCGGGCACCGGCGTCGAACTTCTTGCTCTGGGTGACCGGGTTGAAGATCCGGAAGTATGGCGAGGCGTCGGCCCCGGATCCGGCCACCCACTGCCAGTTCGCCGGATTGCTGGCGGCGTCGGCGTCCACCAGGGTGTCCCAGAACCAGGCCTCGCCGAGCCTCCAGTCGGCCAGCAGGTTCTTGACCAGGAAACTCGCGGACGCCATCCGGACGCGGTTGTGCATCCAGCCGGTCTGCCAGAGCTGGCGCATCCCGGCGTCGACCAGGGGATAGCCGGTGTTGCCCTGCTGCCAGGCCGCGAGCTCGGCGGCGGAGGGCGTCTGCCAGTCGAAACGGTCAAACTCCGGCCGGTAGTTCCGGGTGGCCAGTTCCGGGTTCTCGTAGAGCAGCTGCCAGCAGAACTCCCGCCAGCCGAGTTCGGAACGGAAGATCCCGACGTCGGCCGGCGCTGCATGGCCAAAGCGTTCCCGCAGTCTGTGCCAGACCCGGAAGGGGCTGATTTCGCCGAACCGCAGATGCGCGGAGAGCCGGCTGGTGCCCTCGACCCCGGGGACGTTCCGGCCGGTGCCGTATTCCTCCACCGGACCGTCCAGGAAGTCCTCCAGCCGTTCCTGGGCCCCGGCTTCCCCTGGCTGCCAGGTGCCGGCGAGCCCGGCGCTCCAGTCCGGACTGCGGGGGAGCAGCCCCCAGCTGTCGAGCCCGTCGCTGTCCGGAAGCTTCCCCTCCGCGCCCACTGCCGGGGCCGGGAGGCGCTCCGGAGCGTCCAGGGGCAGCCGGGGCTCGGGAGCGTCCAGGCAGGCGCGCCAGAAGGGCGTGAAGACCTTGTAGGGCCCGCCCGCCCCGGTCCGCACGGTCCACGGTTCAAACATCAGGTTTGCCTGGAAGCTGGCCGCCTTGAGGCCCTGCTCCGCGGCCCATGCCTTGACTCCGGCGTCCACCTCGCGTTCCGGGCCGCCGTAGCGGCGGTTCCAGAGCAGCGTCGAGGCGCCGGTTTCCCGGGCCAGGTCCCGGATGGTGTCCGCGGCGGGACCGCGGCGCAGCAGGAGCCGGGAGCCTGTGGCCTCAAGACCGGCGGCAAGATCTGCCAGGGAATGGTGCAGCCACCATTTCGTAGCGCCGCCGAGGGGCCGCACACCGGCGGAGGACTCATCGAGGACATACACCACGGTCAGCGGCTGTCCCAGCGAGGCGGCTTCGCTCAGGGCCGGGTTGTCGTCCAGCCGGAGGTCATCGCGGAGCCAGACAAGGGTCGAAGAAGGGGTTCCCGAAGACATGGATCAACGGTACACGCGAGCTGCGCCGCGTCCTCACAGCGGTCGTGCGGCCCTCAGTCCCGCACAGTCCCGCACAGTCCCGCACAGCAAGGGCCCAGCACTGCAAAGGCCGGGCCCG
This DNA window, taken from Pseudarthrobacter sp. ATCC 49987, encodes the following:
- a CDS encoding IS1249 family transposase, with the protein product MTVRSNQPRCGVCAQKLVKNGSTSAGRTRWRCRSCGASSTQSRVDVTKRAEFTAFISWITGKQRQGAHAGSERTFRRRSAWCWNVAPAAARTGEIHPVIMLDGTYFNGWCVLVAYTGEHVIAWQWCDREKHASWAALLRQIPAPAVAVVDGHKGLESALREHWPETNVQRCLFHIRQNIRTHLTMRPKLDAGKELLALAKALTHVTDLDQAAAWSGEFASWEARWESFLKHRTYAKKTGARPSHIGPAQTWWYTHLGLRRARGSLAAAIKAGHLFTWLTSATEGQQIARTTSPLEGGINAGLKDLLRNHRGLSEDHATRAVDWYLYQHTESPQDPWDLVKPHHWQPQKKESKEVEEPIQPALYDTAFSFEDGNGIQQGWGGRNR
- a CDS encoding cryptochrome/photolyase family protein: MSSGTPSSTLVWLRDDLRLDDNPALSEAASLGQPLTVVYVLDESSAGVRPLGGATKWWLHHSLADLAAGLEATGSRLLLRRGPAADTIRDLARETGASTLLWNRRYGGPEREVDAGVKAWAAEQGLKAASFQANLMFEPWTVRTGAGGPYKVFTPFWRACLDAPEPRLPLDAPERLPAPAVGAEGKLPDSDGLDSWGLLPRSPDWSAGLAGTWQPGEAGAQERLEDFLDGPVEEYGTGRNVPGVEGTSRLSAHLRFGEISPFRVWHRLRERFGHAAPADVGIFRSELGWREFCWQLLYENPELATRNYRPEFDRFDWQTPSAAELAAWQQGNTGYPLVDAGMRQLWQTGWMHNRVRMASASFLVKNLLADWRLGEAWFWDTLVDADAASNPANWQWVAGSGADASPYFRIFNPVTQSKKFDAGARYLREYLPELSGLDDKSIHEPWKAVGSATGYPEPVVGLPESRARALETYQRLKDA